The following DNA comes from Kaistia sp. 32K.
AGCGGGTGACGTCTCGCCATGGCGGCGAGACCGAGGACGGCCAGAGCCGCGAAGACGGCCGGGATATAGAAGACGCTAGGAAGGCCGAAGGCGGCGACGCCGATGCTTCCCGCGACACCTCCGACGGCGGAACTGAGCGCGCTCGAGCTCATGAAGATGGCGGAAGCGGTCGCGACCGCGCCCGGCAGGAGACGCTGGGCGACGAGGATGCCGAGCACGGCAAACAGGCCCCAGACGCCGCCCATGAGGATCTGGCCGGCGAACATTCCGGCGACCGATGGCCAGCCGGCAAAGCAGAGGTTCGCCGCCACGCAGAGCGCCGCCGCGAAGGCCATGAGTTTGAGAGGGCCGAACCGTCGTCCGAGCACAACGCTGAACGGCATGATGATCAGCTCGATCAGAGGCTGGACGCCGATGATGGCGCCCCGGACGCCCGGCGCGATCCGCAGATGTTCTTCCATATAGAGCAGCAGAAAACCGTACTTGATGGCCTCGCCGGCATAGACCAGGACGAAGAGCGCGGTGAAGGCGAGAAGCGGCAGCATCGCGCCGAAGCGCGCAACGCTGGCCGCCTCGGGGTCGGCCGCCGTTTTGGGGCGGGAGGGCGCGGAAACCTTGAGCCGCCCCAGCGGCACGATCTGCGCCAGGAAGCAGATCGCCGTTGCCCAGAACAGCGCCCTGAGGCTGGTCTCGGACGCGAACCAGGCGCCCAGCGCCGGGCCGATGACCCAGCCGGCCGTCAGCGCCATCCGAATGATCGCCACGACGTCGTCGTTCGCCTTGCCCGGATTCCGGACGAGTTCATCGTGAACGGCGGCGAATATCTGCGACGCCGCCGCGCCGGAGAAGGCGAGGATGACCGCCCCGATGGCAAACGGGATCCAGGCTTGCGTCGACACCGCGAAGCCGGCCCACCCGACGAAGCCGGCGATCGCGCACAATCGGAACAGCCCGAGCCGGCCTCCCGTCCGATCGGAATAGCTGCCGACGAGGTAGCCGGCGATCGGCGCCGTCAGGCTGGTCAGATAATAGAGCCCGGCCATCGGCAGCGACGTGCCGAGTTCCCGGACCAGGAACAGGACGATCTGCGGCGCGGCGGCGGATGTGCCCAGCCCCGAAAGGAACATGGCGAGGGTCGCGCCGCGATAGAGCGGCGACGACCAGAGCTCCTGGAGTGGCGAAATGCGCCGGGAAGCGGTGAGGGTCACGAACGTGCCTTGAGCTGGGTTAAACGGTCAGTTCGATCCGGACGCCGTCGGGTCCGCTGACGACCGCCTCGTAGTGGCCGTCGCCGGTGCGACGCGGGCCTTCGAGGAGCAGGCCGAGGGCGGCGAAGCGCTCGGCGGCCGCGTCGACGGCGCCGGTCGCACCCATGGACAGGGCGACATGGGTCCAGCCGAGATGGTGGTCCG
Coding sequences within:
- a CDS encoding MFS transporter, with amino-acid sequence MTLTASRRISPLQELWSSPLYRGATLAMFLSGLGTSAAAPQIVLFLVRELGTSLPMAGLYYLTSLTAPIAGYLVGSYSDRTGGRLGLFRLCAIAGFVGWAGFAVSTQAWIPFAIGAVILAFSGAAASQIFAAVHDELVRNPGKANDDVVAIIRMALTAGWVIGPALGAWFASETSLRALFWATAICFLAQIVPLGRLKVSAPSRPKTAADPEAASVARFGAMLPLLAFTALFVLVYAGEAIKYGFLLLYMEEHLRIAPGVRGAIIGVQPLIELIIMPFSVVLGRRFGPLKLMAFAAALCVAANLCFAGWPSVAGMFAGQILMGGVWGLFAVLGILVAQRLLPGAVATASAIFMSSSALSSAVGGVAGSIGVAAFGLPSVFYIPAVFAALAVLGLAAMARRHPLR